In Dolichospermum flos-aquae CCAP 1403/13F, the following proteins share a genomic window:
- the gmd gene encoding GDP-mannose 4,6-dehydratase, giving the protein MTQRKRALITGITGQDGSYLTELLLEQGYQVHGIIRRTSTFNTDRIDHMYEDPHNEDARLFLHYGDLTDGTTLRRILEEVKPTEIYNLGAQSHVRVSFDSPEYTVDAVGMGTLRLLEAIRDYQHRTGIEVRFYQAGSSEMYGLVQAVPQSETTPFYPRSPYACAKVYAHWQTINYRESYNLFACNGILFNHESPRRGETFVTRKITRAIARIVAGKQKNIFMGNLDSKRDWGYAKDYVKAMWLMLQQDQPDDYVVATGETHSVKEFLELAFSYVNLDWQKYVDFDQRYLRPAEVDLLIGDPTKAQQKLGWKPSVTFKELVALMVEADLQAVGCTSPNGNGAKYPQDIATTRQELGSLHF; this is encoded by the coding sequence ATGACACAAAGAAAACGAGCTTTAATTACTGGTATTACTGGTCAAGATGGTTCTTATTTAACTGAACTTTTACTAGAACAAGGTTATCAAGTCCACGGGATTATTCGCCGTACTTCTACCTTTAACACAGACAGAATTGATCATATGTATGAAGATCCTCATAACGAGGACGCAAGGCTATTTCTCCACTATGGTGATTTGACAGACGGAACAACACTGCGGCGGATTTTAGAGGAAGTCAAACCTACAGAAATTTATAATTTAGGCGCTCAATCCCACGTTCGGGTGAGCTTTGATTCACCTGAATATACAGTAGATGCTGTAGGTATGGGGACATTACGTTTATTGGAAGCAATCCGCGATTATCAGCACCGCACTGGGATTGAAGTCCGTTTCTATCAAGCTGGTTCTTCGGAAATGTATGGTTTGGTGCAAGCAGTTCCCCAAAGTGAAACCACACCTTTTTATCCACGTAGTCCCTACGCTTGTGCTAAGGTGTATGCTCACTGGCAAACTATCAATTACCGCGAATCTTACAATTTATTTGCTTGTAACGGTATTCTTTTTAATCATGAATCTCCCAGAAGGGGAGAAACATTTGTTACCCGCAAAATTACTAGAGCCATAGCCCGCATTGTTGCTGGTAAACAAAAAAATATCTTCATGGGTAATTTGGACTCCAAGAGAGATTGGGGTTATGCCAAAGATTACGTAAAAGCAATGTGGTTGATGTTGCAACAAGATCAGCCGGATGATTATGTGGTGGCTACAGGTGAAACCCATTCAGTGAAGGAGTTTCTGGAGTTAGCATTTAGTTATGTTAATCTCGATTGGCAGAAATACGTAGATTTTGATCAACGTTATTTACGTCCTGCTGAAGTGGATTTACTAATTGGTGATCCCACTAAAGCCCAGCAGAAATTAGGCTGGAAACCATCAGTAACATTTAAAGAACTGGTTGCGCTAATGGTAGAAGCTGATTTACAAGCTGTGGGTTGTACTTCCCCTAATGGTAATGGTGCAAAATACCCTCAAGATATTGCTACTACCCGTCAAGAATTAGGATCTCTGCACTTTTAA
- a CDS encoding GDP-L-fucose synthase family protein → MTALELANKRILVTGGAGFLGRQVIDQLCQNGANSEKITVTRSHDCDLRVWENCQRAADQQDIIIHLAAHVGGIGLNREKPGELFYDNLIMGTQLIHAAYQQGIEKFVCVGTICAYPKFTPVPFKEDDIWNGYPEETNAPYGVAKKALLVQLKSYRQQYGFNGIYLLPVNLYGPEDNLNPSSSHVIPALIRKVEEAQTRGEKQLPVWGDGSPTREFLYSTDAARGIVMGTQFYNDAEPVNLGTGYEISIKDLITLICELMEYEGELVWETDKPNGQPRRCLDTERAKQAFGFTAEVEFRQGLKNTIDWWRKNAA, encoded by the coding sequence ATGACAGCCTTAGAATTAGCAAATAAACGGATTCTTGTCACTGGTGGGGCGGGTTTTCTCGGCCGTCAGGTGATAGATCAACTGTGCCAAAATGGCGCTAACAGTGAGAAAATTACTGTAACGCGATCGCACGATTGTGATCTACGAGTATGGGAAAATTGCCAACGGGCAGCAGATCAACAGGATATTATCATTCACCTAGCTGCCCATGTTGGTGGTATTGGTCTAAATCGAGAAAAACCCGGCGAGTTATTTTACGATAACTTGATCATGGGAACTCAGTTAATCCATGCAGCTTATCAACAGGGGATAGAAAAGTTTGTCTGTGTAGGAACTATTTGCGCTTATCCTAAATTTACCCCTGTACCATTTAAAGAAGATGACATCTGGAATGGTTATCCAGAAGAGACTAACGCCCCCTATGGAGTGGCAAAAAAAGCTCTCTTAGTCCAACTAAAATCTTATCGTCAGCAGTATGGGTTTAATGGTATTTACCTGTTACCAGTGAACTTGTATGGACCTGAAGATAATTTAAACCCTAGCAGTTCTCATGTAATTCCCGCTTTAATTCGCAAAGTGGAAGAAGCCCAAACCAGGGGAGAAAAACAACTTCCTGTGTGGGGTGATGGTTCTCCTACCCGTGAATTTTTGTATTCTACAGACGCAGCACGGGGAATAGTCATGGGAACTCAGTTTTATAATGATGCTGAACCCGTGAATTTAGGAACTGGTTACGAAATCTCTATCAAAGATCTAATTACCTTAATTTGCGAATTGATGGAGTATGAGGGTGAACTTGTGTGGGAAACCGACAAACCCAATGGCCAACCCCGACGTTGTTTGGATACGGAAAGGGCAAAACAGGCTTTTGGCTTCACTGCTGAAGTAGAATTTAGACAAGGTTTGAAAAATACTATTGATTGGTGGCGTAAAAACGCTGCATAG
- a CDS encoding 5-formyltetrahydrofolate cyclo-ligase: MSQLSKKELRRTLLHKRQSMTLLEWREKSDRLTTNIQNSVIFNQANTVLAFFSFRQEPDISSLYTNTNKRWGFPRCVDKSLVWHSWQPKDTINIGAYGITEPHHEAPIIDIEEVDLILVPCVGCDVQGYRLGYGGGYYDRLLNSPGWQTKATIGVVFDFAYLSQLPVDSWDKPLERVMTENAFFLIHNSLELTKQPRMEI; the protein is encoded by the coding sequence TTGTCTCAGCTAAGTAAAAAAGAACTGCGACGGACTCTACTCCACAAACGCCAGTCAATGACATTATTAGAATGGAGAGAAAAGAGCGATCGCCTCACCACCAATATCCAAAACTCGGTTATATTTAATCAAGCAAATACCGTTCTCGCTTTTTTTAGCTTTCGTCAAGAACCTGATATTAGCTCACTGTATACCAACACTAACAAACGTTGGGGTTTTCCCCGTTGTGTTGATAAATCTCTAGTTTGGCATTCTTGGCAACCTAAAGACACAATTAATATCGGCGCTTATGGGATTACTGAACCTCACCACGAAGCACCGATAATTGACATTGAAGAAGTAGATTTAATTCTTGTCCCCTGTGTGGGTTGTGATGTCCAAGGATACCGCTTAGGTTATGGTGGGGGATATTATGACCGTTTGTTAAATTCACCAGGTTGGCAGACAAAAGCAACTATAGGAGTGGTTTTTGATTTTGCTTATTTATCTCAATTACCTGTTGATAGTTGGGATAAGCCTTTAGAAAGGGTGATGACAGAAAATGCCTTTTTTTTGATACACAATAGTCTAGAATTAACAAAACAACCCCGAATGGAGATTTAA
- a CDS encoding AAA family ATPase: protein MAKLINKKQLSRIVLKGFKSIAECNLELTQLNILIGCNGAGKSNFISFFRMVQEILDGHLQVFVSRQGGPDTILHFGRKTTEQLEIELYFGNNRYLATLEPTQDNRLMFSKESFGWRSSGNSIMQTQALIGSGNFETQAFKGTGTKKDKDILSTMQQWRVYHFHDTSDSAYVKQAAPINDNIYLRPDARNLAAFLYLLKNNYSQSYQQIVKTIRLVAPFFGDFLLRPSPHNNDVIELEWFEQGQDMPFKAHLLSDGTLRFICLATVFLQPTALQPETILVDEPELGLHPYAITILASLMRNISREKQVIVSTQSVELLNEFSADDVIVVDRKDGRSLLRRLHEDDLQEWLEDYSLGELWKKNIIGGRPSK, encoded by the coding sequence ATGGCAAAGTTGATTAATAAAAAACAACTATCAAGGATTGTTTTGAAGGGCTTTAAATCTATTGCAGAATGTAATCTTGAACTTACTCAACTCAATATACTAATTGGCTGCAATGGCGCAGGAAAATCCAATTTTATCAGCTTTTTTCGCATGGTTCAAGAGATACTTGATGGACATTTGCAAGTTTTTGTTAGTCGTCAAGGTGGACCAGATACAATATTGCATTTTGGTCGAAAAACAACTGAACAATTAGAGATTGAACTATATTTTGGCAATAATAGATACCTTGCCACTCTTGAACCAACTCAAGATAACCGTCTGATGTTTTCTAAAGAATCTTTTGGCTGGAGGAGTAGTGGTAACTCGATAATGCAAACACAAGCACTAATAGGTAGTGGTAATTTTGAAACTCAGGCTTTTAAAGGAACTGGGACAAAAAAGGATAAAGATATATTATCTACTATGCAGCAATGGCGAGTTTATCATTTTCATGATACCAGCGATAGTGCCTATGTAAAACAAGCTGCTCCTATTAATGATAATATTTATCTGCGTCCAGATGCTCGCAATTTGGCGGCTTTTTTATATTTATTGAAAAATAACTATTCCCAATCTTATCAACAAATTGTTAAAACAATCAGACTTGTCGCACCTTTCTTTGGTGATTTTTTATTGCGTCCTTCTCCACACAATAATGATGTGATAGAGCTAGAATGGTTTGAGCAAGGTCAGGATATGCCTTTTAAAGCACATCTTCTTTCTGATGGAACACTGCGTTTTATATGTTTAGCAACGGTATTTTTACAACCTACTGCTTTACAACCAGAAACCATTTTAGTTGATGAACCGGAATTAGGTCTTCACCCTTATGCAATTACTATTTTGGCTTCTTTAATGCGTAATATTTCCAGAGAAAAACAAGTGATTGTTTCTACTCAATCGGTTGAATTATTAAATGAATTTAGTGCAGATGATGTAATTGTAGTAGATAGAAAAGACGGTAGATCATTACTTCGTAGATTGCATGAGGATGATTTACAAGAATGGTTAGAAGATTATAGTTTAGGAGAATTGTGGAAGAAGAACATTATTGGAGGTAGACCTTCAAAATGA
- a CDS encoding DUF4276 family protein translates to MIRVNIFVEGQTEETFVRELLYDHFLQQNIYVNPILLGGAVTYGKIRKELYRKCSEDSTAFVTTMLDLYGLPKDFPGKSSIPTTANLFEKAEYLEQQMGVDIGLQNFIPNLLVHEFEGLLYSNPQAFVEWFDQNIVEQLQRERESFSSPEHINDSPITAPSKRILRCCPGYDKPLHGSLIAMDIGLDTIRKQCQHFDKWLTRLENIK, encoded by the coding sequence ATGATTCGAGTCAATATTTTTGTAGAAGGACAAACAGAAGAAACTTTTGTCAGAGAATTACTCTACGATCATTTTCTGCAACAAAACATATATGTTAACCCTATACTTCTAGGAGGTGCGGTTACTTATGGAAAAATCAGAAAAGAATTATATCGTAAATGTTCTGAAGATAGCACCGCTTTTGTAACTACGATGTTAGATTTGTATGGACTACCAAAAGATTTTCCCGGTAAAAGTTCTATTCCCACTACAGCTAATCTTTTTGAGAAAGCTGAATATCTTGAACAACAAATGGGTGTAGATATTGGACTTCAAAATTTTATTCCTAATTTATTGGTGCATGAGTTTGAGGGACTTCTTTATAGTAATCCACAAGCTTTTGTAGAATGGTTTGATCAAAACATAGTAGAACAGCTACAGCGTGAACGTGAATCCTTTTCTTCACCTGAACATATTAATGATAGTCCGATAACAGCACCTTCTAAACGTATTCTTCGATGTTGTCCTGGATATGATAAACCGTTACATGGTTCTTTAATTGCTATGGATATCGGATTGGATACAATACGTAAACAGTGTCAGCATTTCGATAAATGGTTAACAAGACTGGAAAATATCAAGTAG
- a CDS encoding dipeptide epimerase, giving the protein MQINFQTFTVNKRFPLTISRGTTAQTTNIWLQITAEEITGWGEASPFGVGNHRQSTEKIQETLQQIIPTLQKYSPWQRQEIEALLEQMQIPSAVKAAVDMALHDWLGKRVNLPLWQLWGLDKNVIVPTSVTIGINSPAGARARTRDWLQFMDVQLFKVKLGSTEGIEADQKMLLAVLEEAAGKDVFVDANGGWSLTDAINMCNWLADLGIKYVEQPLVRGEEANLAQLKKHSPLPIFVDESCFTSADIPQLANYVDGINIKLMKSGGITEAMRMVHTAKAHNLQIMFGCYSDSCLANTAALQLAPLADYLDLDSHLNLIDDPFTGAVVENGRVLPNNLPGLGVKHCASVA; this is encoded by the coding sequence ATGCAAATCAATTTTCAAACCTTTACAGTTAACAAACGATTTCCTCTCACAATTAGTCGCGGCACAACAGCACAAACGACAAATATCTGGTTACAAATTACCGCAGAGGAAATTACAGGTTGGGGAGAAGCATCTCCTTTTGGTGTGGGCAACCATAGGCAATCTACGGAGAAAATCCAGGAAACTTTGCAGCAAATCATACCTACTTTACAAAAATATAGCCCTTGGCAACGGCAGGAAATTGAGGCACTATTAGAACAAATGCAAATTCCGTCCGCAGTCAAAGCGGCTGTGGATATGGCATTACATGATTGGTTGGGTAAGCGTGTGAATTTGCCATTGTGGCAACTGTGGGGACTGGATAAAAATGTTATAGTGCCAACATCGGTAACAATTGGTATTAATTCCCCAGCAGGTGCAAGGGCAAGGACGCGAGATTGGTTACAATTTATGGACGTGCAGTTATTCAAGGTAAAATTAGGTTCAACCGAGGGAATAGAAGCAGATCAAAAAATGCTCTTAGCGGTACTGGAAGAAGCCGCTGGAAAAGATGTATTTGTTGATGCTAATGGCGGCTGGAGTTTAACCGATGCTATTAATATGTGTAATTGGTTAGCTGATTTGGGAATCAAGTATGTAGAACAGCCTTTAGTAAGAGGTGAAGAAGCAAATTTAGCCCAATTAAAAAAACATTCTCCATTACCAATTTTTGTAGATGAAAGTTGCTTTACTAGTGCCGATATTCCCCAATTAGCTAATTATGTTGATGGTATTAATATCAAATTAATGAAATCTGGGGGAATCACTGAAGCTATGCGAATGGTGCATACAGCCAAAGCCCACAATTTACAAATCATGTTTGGCTGTTATTCTGATAGTTGTCTTGCTAATACCGCCGCATTACAACTTGCACCACTGGCTGATTATTTGGATTTAGATAGTCACTTAAATCTAATTGATGATCCTTTTACTGGTGCAGTCGTAGAAAATGGGCGAGTTTTGCCGAATAATTTACCTGGTTTGGGAGTGAAACATTGTGCGTCTGTCGCTTAA
- a CDS encoding DUF1611 domain-containing protein: MRLSLNQKIAILLHEGITGVQGKTGLSILRYSESPIVAVIDRETVGKSLVELTGIQRDVPIVASVTAALQYKPEVLVIGIAPKGGAVPDDYWLDIKDALKAGMSLVNGLHTPMANIPELNALLNPGQLIWDVRKEPANLEVASGMAQTLPCRRVLTVGTDMAIGKMSTSLELHRVAKLRGIRSKFLATGQTGLMLEGEGVALDAVRVDFAAGAVEQLVMRFGQHYDILQIEGQGSLLHPGSTATLPLIRGSQPTHLILVHQAGQTHNRNNSHIPIPALPEVIRMYEIVASGAGAFRPVPVVGIALNTRNLGEVEAKNAIAQTIAETKLPCTDPIRFGAGLLLDAVMQS, translated from the coding sequence GTGCGTCTGTCGCTTAATCAAAAAATAGCAATTCTTCTTCATGAGGGAATTACTGGAGTTCAAGGAAAAACTGGGTTATCAATTTTACGCTACAGCGAGTCCCCCATTGTAGCGGTGATTGACAGAGAAACTGTAGGTAAATCTTTAGTCGAGTTAACAGGTATTCAGCGAGATGTGCCAATTGTGGCATCTGTGACGGCAGCATTACAGTATAAACCGGAAGTTTTGGTAATTGGGATTGCGCCTAAAGGTGGTGCTGTTCCTGATGATTATTGGCTGGATATCAAAGATGCCCTGAAAGCCGGAATGTCTTTGGTAAATGGATTACATACACCAATGGCAAATATACCGGAATTAAATGCCCTCCTTAACCCAGGACAATTAATTTGGGATGTCCGCAAAGAGCCGGCTAATTTAGAGGTAGCATCAGGAATGGCGCAAACTTTACCCTGTAGACGGGTATTGACCGTGGGAACAGATATGGCCATTGGCAAAATGTCCACCAGTCTGGAATTACACCGAGTGGCTAAGTTACGGGGTATCCGTTCTAAGTTTTTGGCCACTGGTCAAACTGGGTTAATGTTAGAAGGGGAAGGGGTGGCTTTAGACGCGGTGCGGGTAGATTTTGCGGCTGGTGCGGTGGAACAGTTGGTAATGCGTTTTGGTCAACATTACGACATTTTGCAAATTGAGGGGCAGGGTTCTCTTTTACACCCTGGTTCAACGGCAACTTTACCGCTAATTCGGGGTTCTCAGCCTACACATTTAATATTGGTGCATCAAGCCGGACAAACTCACAACCGTAATAATTCTCATATACCGATTCCAGCTTTACCGGAAGTAATTCGGATGTATGAAATTGTTGCTAGTGGTGCGGGGGCTTTTCGTCCTGTTCCTGTGGTGGGAATTGCTTTGAATACTCGGAATTTGGGGGAAGTAGAGGCAAAAAATGCGATCGCTCAAACTATAGCAGAAACTAAGTTACCTTGTACAGATCCTATTCGGTTTGGGGCTGGGTTATTATTGGATGCTGTTATGCAGAGTTGA
- the cobM gene encoding precorrin-4 C(11)-methyltransferase, producing MSESTNNLSFFKYPNTLEPGVYIVGAGPGDPDLLTVRAQKLLAAADVILFADSLIPEQILDVCRPDAEIIKTANRTLEEILPLMIDAVRSHKSVVRLHSGDPSLYSAIHEQMQLLADANIPFEVIPGISAFQAAAAKLKIELTVPGLVQTIILTRISGRTHVPDTEELAALAAHRASLCLYLSVTHITEAQGKLLEHYDPDTPVAICYRLGWPDEKIRVVNLAQMANCTHEEKLRRTTLYVISPALLPVSGRSRLYHPEHNHLFRSSHSLGSDTTELRM from the coding sequence ATGAGTGAATCTACTAATAATTTGAGTTTTTTCAAGTATCCAAATACCTTAGAGCCTGGGGTTTATATTGTTGGTGCTGGACCGGGAGATCCTGATTTATTAACGGTTAGGGCGCAAAAGTTGTTAGCTGCTGCTGATGTGATTTTATTTGCAGATTCTTTAATTCCCGAACAAATTCTAGATGTTTGTCGTCCAGATGCGGAAATTATCAAAACAGCAAATCGGACTTTAGAAGAAATTTTACCACTGATGATTGATGCCGTGCGATCGCATAAATCTGTAGTAAGATTACACTCTGGTGATCCTAGTCTGTATAGCGCTATTCATGAACAAATGCAGCTATTAGCCGATGCTAATATTCCTTTTGAAGTCATTCCTGGTATCAGTGCTTTTCAAGCTGCCGCAGCTAAACTCAAGATAGAGTTAACTGTGCCTGGTTTAGTGCAGACTATCATCCTGACTCGCATTAGTGGCCGTACCCATGTTCCAGATACGGAAGAGTTAGCAGCTTTAGCAGCACATCGTGCCAGTTTATGTTTATATCTAAGTGTGACTCATATCACCGAAGCCCAAGGGAAATTGTTAGAACATTATGATCCAGATACTCCAGTAGCAATTTGCTATCGCTTAGGCTGGCCAGATGAAAAAATCCGGGTTGTGAATTTAGCACAAATGGCAAATTGTACTCATGAAGAGAAATTACGCCGAACGACACTTTATGTGATTAGTCCTGCACTATTACCAGTAAGTGGGCGCTCGCGCTTGTATCATCCTGAACATAATCATTTATTCCGTTCATCACATAGCCTTGGTTCAGATACAACAGAATTGAGGATGTAG
- the lgt gene encoding prolipoprotein diacylglyceryl transferase, with amino-acid sequence MIVDFSVLPLGFLFTSPGPIVVKLGPIVIRWYGLLIASAVLIGVSLSQYLAKRRHVNPDLISDLSIWLVIAAIPAARLYYVLFQWPEYSQHPERIIAIWQGGIAIHGAIIGGAIAALIFARLNKVSFWQLTDLVAPSLILGQAIGRWGNFFNSEAFGRPTSLPWKLYIPSDRRPLDLVNFEYFHPTFLYESLWNLMVFALLITLFFRALAKKPRLKVGTLFLVYWVAYSLGRVWIEGLRTDSLMLGPLRMAQMVSLGGMTLGLFGLAWLYIFKRSLPDVVAGGNEEKNAPE; translated from the coding sequence ATGATAGTGGATTTTTCTGTTTTGCCGTTGGGGTTTTTATTTACTTCCCCTGGTCCGATTGTGGTTAAATTGGGACCAATTGTTATTCGTTGGTATGGGTTGTTGATTGCTTCTGCTGTGTTAATTGGTGTTAGTCTTTCTCAATACCTAGCCAAGCGTCGTCATGTTAATCCCGATTTAATCAGTGATTTATCAATTTGGTTGGTGATTGCAGCTATTCCCGCCGCTAGGTTATATTATGTTTTGTTTCAATGGCCAGAATATTCTCAACATCCAGAACGGATAATTGCAATTTGGCAAGGGGGTATTGCGATTCATGGGGCAATTATTGGCGGGGCGATCGCAGCGTTAATTTTTGCTAGACTGAATAAGGTATCTTTTTGGCAATTGACTGATTTGGTTGCTCCTTCATTAATATTAGGGCAAGCAATTGGTCGGTGGGGAAATTTTTTCAACTCGGAAGCTTTTGGCAGACCAACTAGTTTACCTTGGAAGTTATATATTCCCTCAGATCGTCGTCCCTTGGATTTAGTGAATTTTGAATATTTCCATCCCACTTTTCTTTATGAATCGTTGTGGAATTTAATGGTGTTTGCATTGTTAATAACTTTGTTTTTTCGAGCTTTAGCTAAAAAACCCCGGTTGAAAGTAGGGACGTTATTTTTAGTTTACTGGGTTGCTTATAGCTTGGGACGGGTTTGGATTGAAGGTTTACGCACAGATAGCTTAATGCTAGGACCTTTACGGATGGCACAAATGGTAAGTTTAGGGGGAATGACTTTAGGATTATTTGGTTTAGCTTGGCTATATATATTCAAGCGTTCCTTACCTGATGTTGTTGCTGGGGGAAATGAAGAAAAAAATGCCCCAGAGTAA
- the coaD gene encoding pantetheine-phosphate adenylyltransferase codes for MIAIYPGSFDPITLGHLDLIQRSSRLFERVIVAVLRNPHKMPLFTVEQRLEQIRLATKHLPNVGVDSFDGLTVKYAQMQQAQVLLRGLRAVSDFEIELQMAHTNKTLSTQIETVFLATSNEYSFLSSSVVKEIARFGGSVDHLVPPHIALDIYQCYNQKSLASNPTTTATILPQESM; via the coding sequence GTGATTGCTATTTATCCTGGTAGTTTTGATCCCATCACCTTGGGACATTTAGACCTTATTCAGCGCAGTAGTCGCCTATTTGAACGAGTCATTGTTGCCGTCCTCCGCAATCCCCATAAAATGCCATTGTTTACAGTAGAGCAAAGATTAGAACAAATTCGTCTAGCTACAAAACATTTACCAAATGTAGGAGTAGACAGCTTTGACGGTTTGACTGTAAAATATGCTCAAATGCAACAAGCGCAAGTTTTGTTACGGGGGTTAAGAGCGGTTTCTGACTTTGAGATTGAGCTACAAATGGCTCACACTAATAAAACATTGTCTACTCAGATCGAGACAGTTTTTCTGGCAACATCAAATGAGTATAGTTTTTTAAGTAGTAGTGTGGTAAAAGAGATTGCCAGGTTTGGTGGCTCTGTTGATCATCTTGTTCCCCCACACATTGCCCTAGATATATACCAATGCTACAACCAAAAATCCCTAGCCTCGAATCCAACTACAACGGCAACAATCCTCCCCCAAGAGAGTATGTGA
- a CDS encoding DivIVA domain-containing protein, translating into MLQPKIPSLESNYNGNNPPPREYVNGIPSIGNPEPTAGVDIQQELNRLEDLVLSSLRIPLTGRTLIDEDKLLEQLDFIRLSLPTVFQEALDILAQKNEILLEAEEYGQQVVDVAQAKRAQILAESDIVRQAQREADQLRRQVQDDCETMMQDTLAEIDRKRRACQQELEEMRQTAISQAEEIEDGADKYADNVLANIEQDIQEMLKIITNGRKQLNSANVPKNGDHPQQRPHNSKKR; encoded by the coding sequence ATGCTACAACCAAAAATCCCTAGCCTCGAATCCAACTACAACGGCAACAATCCTCCCCCAAGAGAGTATGTGAATGGTATCCCCTCCATTGGTAATCCAGAACCAACAGCAGGGGTAGATATTCAGCAGGAACTCAACCGCTTAGAAGACCTAGTTCTCTCTAGTTTGAGGATTCCCCTCACGGGACGAACTTTAATAGATGAAGATAAATTACTAGAACAACTTGATTTCATCCGTCTGTCTTTGCCAACAGTGTTTCAGGAAGCACTCGATATTTTGGCACAAAAGAATGAAATTCTTCTAGAAGCGGAAGAATACGGACAACAGGTTGTAGATGTAGCCCAAGCAAAAAGAGCGCAAATTTTGGCAGAAAGTGATATTGTCAGGCAAGCACAGCGGGAAGCTGACCAACTGCGGCGACAAGTCCAGGACGATTGTGAAACAATGATGCAAGACACTCTTGCAGAAATTGACCGTAAACGTCGCGCTTGTCAGCAAGAATTAGAAGAAATGCGCCAAACTGCAATTTCTCAAGCTGAAGAAATTGAAGATGGTGCTGATAAATACGCCGATAACGTTCTGGCTAATATTGAACAGGATATACAGGAAATGTTAAAAATTATTACTAATGGCCGCAAACAATTAAATTCTGCTAATGTCCCCAAAAATGGAGATCATCCCCAACAACGCCCACATAATTCCAAAAAAAGATAG
- a CDS encoding tetratricopeptide repeat protein: protein MANFLFLHISQLFSNLFNRQSVSTTLKRNFCQAMVNIAQEIPQQPIQKDIQRFKLAIPHLQEVVDYLLDTMSDENLIWPFLGVGRFYKRQGLYNDAEPWRKKCVLLLKQRLGNDHPHVASSLNNLAGLYYF from the coding sequence TTGGCAAACTTTTTGTTTTTACATATTAGTCAACTTTTTAGTAATTTATTCAATCGTCAATCTGTCAGCACTACACTAAAACGTAATTTTTGCCAAGCAATGGTTAATATAGCTCAAGAAATTCCACAACAACCAATACAGAAAGATATTCAAAGATTCAAATTAGCTATACCCCATTTACAGGAAGTAGTAGATTATTTACTGGATACTATGAGTGATGAAAATTTAATTTGGCCTTTTTTGGGAGTAGGAAGATTTTATAAAAGACAAGGATTATATAATGATGCAGAACCTTGGCGAAAAAAATGTGTATTATTGCTAAAACAGCGTTTAGGTAATGATCATCCTCATGTTGCTTCCAGTCTTAACAATTTGGCAGGACTTTACTATTTTTAA